A single window of Methylomarinum sp. Ch1-1 DNA harbors:
- a CDS encoding copper-transporting P-type ATPase has product MSTSDQKNAQSARPQGYFSCPMHPEVHQSGPGACPKCGMSLERVETTTHTLQTVYVCPMHPEVVRDAPGTCPKCGMSLEKRETDSANEESNQELSDMSRRFWISMMLTLPVFIIAMGHDLIKPWLPEQVSSAELQIVQFLLATPVVLWSGMPFFQRGWQSIINRHLNMFTLIAMGIGVAWLYSTAATFVPALFPDTVRNPDGTVNVYFEAAAVITTLVLLGQVLELRARSRTSQAIKMLLQLAPKTARLIRENGEEEDIPLEQVQAGNILRVRPGEKVPVDGVVTEGHSSVDESMVTGEPLPVEKNSGDPLIGATINNTGSLQMRAEKVGADTLLARIVDMVSEAQRSRAPIQKLVDVVAAYFVPSVLIIAILTLLAWWLWGPEPRLAHAVINAVAVLIIACPCALGLATPMSIMVSTGRGAQSGVLIKNAEALEVMEKIDIVVVDKTGTLTEGKPRLMETVSDKNFSADAILRYAASLEKGSEHPLAAAIVAGAEEKGIAPTQAENFESVTGQGVRDRIDNHLIALGNSRLMETEKIDITALRQQSESLRQQGQTVMFIAVDGQLGGLISVADPIKPSTSEALKALHESGVKVAMLTGDNQTTADAVAGKLGIDRVEAEVLPEQKSELIKQLQSEGYIVAMAGDGINDAPALAQAHVGIAMGTGADVAMESAGVTLVKGDLRGIARCRQLSRATMNNIRQNLFFAFVYNALGVPIAAGILYPFFGLLLSPMIAAAAMSFSSVSVIFNALRLRNLTL; this is encoded by the coding sequence ATGTCTACATCCGATCAAAAAAACGCCCAGTCAGCCCGCCCGCAAGGCTATTTCAGCTGCCCGATGCATCCTGAAGTTCATCAATCGGGACCGGGCGCCTGTCCAAAATGCGGCATGTCATTAGAACGCGTTGAAACAACGACTCATACACTTCAAACGGTATATGTTTGTCCGATGCACCCCGAAGTCGTCCGAGACGCACCAGGAACCTGCCCCAAGTGCGGCATGTCGCTGGAGAAACGTGAAACGGATTCCGCGAATGAAGAGAGCAATCAGGAATTGAGCGACATGAGCCGGCGTTTCTGGATCAGCATGATGCTGACGCTTCCGGTATTCATTATCGCGATGGGGCATGACCTGATCAAACCATGGCTGCCTGAGCAAGTTTCTTCCGCCGAACTACAAATCGTCCAATTCCTGTTAGCGACTCCGGTGGTATTATGGTCCGGCATGCCATTCTTCCAACGCGGCTGGCAGTCGATCATCAATCGCCACTTGAACATGTTCACACTGATTGCGATGGGGATAGGCGTCGCCTGGCTATACAGCACCGCGGCGACCTTTGTTCCAGCCTTGTTTCCGGACACGGTGCGCAATCCTGACGGCACGGTGAACGTTTATTTTGAGGCGGCCGCCGTCATCACGACACTGGTGCTGTTAGGACAGGTTCTGGAGCTGAGGGCGCGAAGCCGGACCAGTCAAGCGATCAAAATGTTGCTGCAGTTGGCGCCGAAAACGGCGCGCTTGATTCGTGAGAATGGCGAGGAAGAAGATATACCCCTGGAACAGGTCCAAGCCGGAAACATACTCCGCGTCAGACCCGGGGAAAAAGTCCCAGTCGACGGCGTGGTTACCGAAGGACACAGCAGCGTCGATGAATCGATGGTGACCGGAGAACCGCTGCCGGTGGAAAAGAATAGCGGCGATCCACTGATCGGCGCAACGATCAACAACACCGGCAGCTTGCAAATGCGCGCCGAAAAAGTCGGCGCCGACACCTTGCTGGCCAGAATCGTCGACATGGTCAGCGAAGCCCAACGCAGCCGCGCCCCTATCCAGAAACTGGTCGATGTCGTTGCCGCCTATTTCGTGCCGTCCGTCCTCATCATCGCCATCCTGACATTACTGGCCTGGTGGCTATGGGGGCCCGAACCCCGCCTGGCTCACGCCGTCATCAATGCCGTCGCCGTGCTGATTATCGCTTGTCCTTGCGCCCTCGGGCTGGCTACGCCGATGTCGATCATGGTCAGCACCGGCAGAGGCGCGCAAAGCGGCGTCTTGATCAAGAATGCCGAAGCCCTGGAGGTCATGGAAAAAATCGATATCGTCGTGGTCGACAAAACCGGCACGCTGACGGAAGGCAAGCCCCGATTGATGGAAACGGTGTCCGATAAGAATTTTTCCGCAGACGCAATTCTGCGTTACGCCGCCAGCCTGGAAAAAGGCAGCGAGCATCCTTTGGCCGCAGCAATCGTCGCAGGAGCCGAAGAAAAAGGCATCGCGCCGACCCAGGCGGAAAACTTCGAATCGGTCACCGGCCAGGGCGTCCGCGACCGTATCGATAATCACCTGATTGCGTTGGGCAACAGTCGCCTGATGGAAACGGAAAAAATCGACATCACGGCGTTGCGGCAACAAAGCGAAAGTTTGAGGCAACAAGGTCAAACGGTGATGTTTATCGCCGTGGACGGGCAACTCGGCGGCCTCATCAGCGTTGCCGATCCGATCAAGCCATCCACCTCCGAGGCACTCAAGGCCCTGCATGAAAGCGGCGTGAAAGTCGCAATGCTGACCGGCGACAATCAAACGACCGCCGACGCGGTCGCCGGCAAGCTGGGCATAGATCGAGTCGAAGCGGAGGTGCTGCCGGAACAAAAATCGGAACTGATCAAACAACTGCAATCCGAAGGCTATATCGTCGCGATGGCCGGAGACGGCATCAACGATGCTCCCGCCCTGGCCCAGGCCCATGTCGGCATCGCGATGGGAACCGGCGCCGACGTGGCGATGGAAAGCGCCGGCGTCACGCTGGTTAAAGGCGACCTGCGCGGCATCGCCCGTTGCCGACAGTTGAGCCGGGCGACAATGAACAACATCCGGCAAAATCTGTTTTTCGCCTTTGTCTACAATGCCCTGGGTGTACCGATCGCCGCCGGGATATTGTATCCTTTCTTCGGACTCTTGCTCTCGCCGATGATCGCCGCGGCGGCGATGAGCTTCAGTTCGGTATCGGTGATTTTCAACGCTCTAAGACTTAGAAACTTAACACTTTAG
- a CDS encoding EAL domain-containing protein, whose product MLQDLQKIDKLMPIAINVSPIQFLRGDFSKTLQARLENCAFPAQLLQIEITESLLLNRQNSVIQQLNQIREMGHTIAIDDFGTGYSSLNYLKRFPIDILKIDRSFMPSTVDENHENRPLTIAIIEMAKALGLDIIAEGVESEEQCRFLLEHGCSLGQGFFFSKALEFDTFKCFVMESENRQRDIF is encoded by the coding sequence ATGCTGCAAGATTTACAGAAAATTGACAAACTAATGCCGATCGCGATCAATGTTTCGCCGATTCAGTTTCTACGCGGTGACTTTTCCAAAACCTTGCAAGCAAGGCTGGAGAATTGCGCATTTCCCGCCCAATTGCTCCAAATCGAAATCACTGAATCGTTGTTATTAAATCGACAAAATTCCGTTATCCAGCAATTGAACCAGATCAGGGAAATGGGTCACACCATCGCTATCGACGATTTCGGCACCGGCTACTCCAGCCTGAATTATCTGAAACGTTTTCCCATCGACATCCTCAAAATCGATCGCTCCTTCATGCCTTCAACCGTGGATGAAAACCATGAAAACCGGCCGCTGACGATCGCCATCATCGAAATGGCAAAGGCCTTAGGTCTCGATATCATCGCCGAAGGCGTGGAAAGCGAAGAACAATGCCGTTTTTTACTTGAGCATGGCTGCTCATTAGGGCAAGGGTTCTTTTTCAGTAAGGCGCTTGAATTTGACACCTTCAAATGCTTCGTTATGGAATCGGAGAACCGTCAACGCGATATATTTTAG
- a CDS encoding diguanylate cyclase domain-containing protein: MISQINVNEAIVKILLVEDESDALEIMGRYLRRKNFETVLATDEAQALAEFDKNPPDLVVSDLCLKQGSGLTLYKNIFSRNSDIPFILVSAYVDKDILLEAFQLGIDMVLPKPIRMQKLIETISELQKDHANVKRLERELSRLSKQYSQSQHYLTHIEDRARRLLTPIRDLSQNVKYFSKPAGAVSGDLFSEYNDRKGLHYLFLADSAGHGVDATMPALFIPARFTELAKKSLAIQFIANELNEEIYKLSLSDFFISLTLICINRVQNKLQILNCGNPAALLIDNNNKVLARFESGEMPLGILPSGKFHPQVEEIIIRRPCHLYCYTDGLTDLKNSRDITLGEEAIERSLCSINSPLRFDELLTGLSDSIERNEDDITVLEIACEMQASNRIAASSAPAYDTAPAALIDSKILFVQDENRSQPHFLTYLQRRSGHLFYTQHYSEAVCLFTEFKPDLIILDIDLLRSDSLALIKLIRKSSLTVPIILFHEHDDLSEIINLLRYRINSAIPRQEKYDRVLSKLEDTLCENHELQRQKFSSLAFQYSDNAMIITDEHMKILSVNPAFSAVTGYGETDVIGRTPRILSSGRHGGKFYKRMWQAINEQGAWSGEIWNRRKNGEIYLEWLSINTVRDENGNIQNFIATFQDITQRKKAEKRINFLAYNDSLTGLSNRSLFHDRLSQWLILAKRNQRLFAILFLDLDHFKHVNDTLGHDVGDKLLQQVAQRMRRCLRKSDTIARLGGDEFAILLAEPQSRTNVAQITQKICAEIAQPVWVDGKQLHISTSIGITCFPDDGDSLEKLMKNADIAMYHAKENGRDNFEFYKAELNEELHRKIGVRNNLYNALNNEELQLHLQPKIDLASRQVVGAEALIRWTHPELGMIMPDQFIPIAEESGQIIALGEWIIGEACRNAARFTEN; encoded by the coding sequence ATGATTAGTCAAATCAACGTTAACGAAGCGATTGTGAAAATCCTGTTGGTGGAAGATGAAAGCGACGCATTGGAAATCATGGGACGCTATCTGCGCCGCAAGAATTTTGAAACGGTATTGGCAACGGATGAAGCGCAAGCATTAGCCGAATTCGACAAGAACCCGCCGGATCTCGTCGTTTCCGATTTATGTTTGAAACAAGGCAGTGGCTTGACGCTTTATAAAAATATTTTCAGTCGTAATTCCGACATTCCTTTCATCTTGGTGTCGGCCTATGTCGATAAAGACATCCTGTTAGAGGCCTTTCAGTTGGGCATCGACATGGTATTGCCCAAGCCGATCAGGATGCAAAAATTAATAGAAACCATTTCCGAATTGCAAAAAGATCACGCCAATGTGAAACGTCTTGAACGAGAGCTGAGCCGGCTAAGTAAGCAATACAGCCAATCCCAACATTACCTGACCCATATCGAAGATCGGGCCAGACGACTGTTGACCCCCATCCGCGACCTGAGCCAAAACGTTAAATATTTTTCCAAACCGGCCGGCGCCGTCAGCGGCGATCTTTTTTCCGAATACAATGACAGAAAAGGCTTGCATTATTTGTTTCTGGCCGATTCCGCCGGGCATGGCGTCGATGCGACGATGCCGGCACTGTTTATTCCCGCGCGTTTCACCGAACTGGCCAAAAAAAGCCTCGCCATCCAATTTATCGCCAACGAGCTCAATGAAGAAATTTATAAATTGAGCCTCAGTGATTTTTTTATTTCCTTGACGCTGATCTGCATCAATCGCGTACAGAATAAGCTGCAAATTCTCAACTGCGGCAATCCGGCCGCCCTACTGATAGATAACAACAACAAGGTGCTGGCCAGATTTGAATCCGGCGAAATGCCATTGGGCATCTTGCCGAGCGGAAAATTTCACCCCCAGGTCGAAGAAATCATTATCAGACGGCCCTGCCATCTTTATTGCTACACCGACGGACTGACCGACCTGAAAAATAGTCGCGACATCACGTTAGGCGAAGAGGCCATCGAACGATCATTATGTTCAATCAACAGTCCCTTGCGTTTTGATGAATTGTTGACCGGCCTGAGCGACAGCATCGAACGCAACGAAGATGACATCACCGTGCTTGAAATCGCCTGTGAGATGCAGGCTTCCAATCGGATCGCGGCTTCCTCTGCCCCTGCGTACGACACCGCTCCGGCCGCCTTGATCGACAGCAAGATACTGTTCGTCCAGGATGAAAATCGCTCTCAGCCACACTTTCTGACCTATTTGCAGCGGCGCAGCGGGCATTTATTTTATACCCAGCATTATTCCGAGGCCGTCTGCCTATTCACCGAGTTCAAGCCCGACCTCATCATTCTGGATATCGACTTGTTGCGTTCCGACAGTTTGGCGTTGATTAAATTGATCCGTAAAAGCAGTTTAACGGTTCCGATCATTCTCTTTCACGAACACGACGACCTCAGCGAGATCATCAATTTACTCCGCTACCGCATCAATTCGGCAATCCCCCGACAAGAAAAATACGACCGAGTGTTGAGCAAGCTGGAGGACACCCTCTGCGAAAATCATGAATTGCAAAGGCAGAAATTCTCGAGTTTGGCATTTCAATATTCCGACAACGCCATGATCATTACCGATGAACACATGAAAATTCTATCGGTCAATCCGGCATTCTCCGCCGTCACCGGTTATGGAGAAACCGATGTCATCGGCCGCACCCCAAGAATACTCAGTTCCGGACGCCATGGAGGAAAATTTTATAAACGCATGTGGCAAGCCATTAACGAACAAGGCGCTTGGTCCGGAGAGATATGGAACCGCCGCAAAAACGGCGAAATTTATCTGGAATGGCTGAGCATCAACACCGTTAGAGATGAAAACGGCAATATTCAAAATTTTATCGCCACCTTTCAGGACATTACCCAGCGCAAAAAAGCGGAAAAGCGGATTAATTTTCTCGCTTACAATGACTCGCTGACCGGACTCTCCAATCGCTCCTTATTTCACGATCGTTTGTCGCAATGGCTCATCTTGGCCAAGCGCAATCAACGCCTGTTCGCCATTTTGTTTCTCGACCTCGATCATTTCAAGCATGTCAATGACACCCTGGGCCATGATGTCGGCGACAAGCTGTTGCAGCAAGTCGCGCAACGCATGCGTCGCTGTTTGCGCAAATCCGATACCATCGCCCGATTGGGCGGCGACGAATTCGCCATTTTACTGGCCGAGCCGCAGTCAAGGACCAATGTCGCACAAATCACCCAAAAAATTTGCGCTGAAATCGCCCAGCCGGTTTGGGTTGACGGCAAACAACTGCACATCAGCACCTCAATAGGGATCACCTGCTTCCCGGATGATGGCGACTCGTTGGAAAAGCTGATGAAAAATGCCGATATCGCGATGTATCACGCCAAGGAGAACGGCCGAGATAATTTCGAATTTTATAAAGCGGAACTTAATGAGGAATTGCACCGAAAAATTGGCGTGAGAAATAATCTTTATAACGCCCTCAACAACGAGGAATTGCAATTACATCTGCAACCTAAAATAGACCTTGCCAGTCGGCAAGTTGTCGGCGCGGAAGCCTTGATACGCTGGACCCACCCCGAGCTTGGCATGATAATGCCGGATCAATTCATTCCGATTGCCGAGGAATCCGGCCAGATCATAGCGCTCGGAGAATGGATCATCGGCGAAGCCTGTCGCAATGCTGCAAGATTTACAGAAAATTGA